A portion of the Bacillus thuringiensis genome contains these proteins:
- a CDS encoding M28 family metallopeptidase, producing MRKSLKQKIVSSLLAVSLAVSLAPIGQAKADSTSEVTQTPSITKQIDPNRAIEHVRFLSETIGPRPGGTKSEEWASRYIGMQLKSMGYEVEYQPFQVPDQYVGFIESPLSIKRNWQAGAAPNSLISTEAVTAPLIFVQGGTKLEDIPNEVNGKIVLFERGTTVADYNKQVENAVSKGAKGVLLYSLIGGRGNYGQTFNPRLTKKQSVPVFGLAYAQGNAFKEEIAKKGTTILSLKARHESKLTSLNVIAKKKPKKSTGNEKAVVVSSHYDSVVGAPGANDNASGTGLVLELARAFQNVETDKEIRFITFGSEETGLLGSDYYVNSLSQKERDRILGVFNADMVATNYDKAKNLYAMTPDGSTNFVTDAALQAGKQLNNDLVLQGKFGSSDHVPFTEAGIPAALFIWMGVDNWNPLIYHIEKVYHTPQDNVLENISPERMKMALDVIGTWVYNSLQKPVTQTEQKAA from the coding sequence ATGAGAAAATCATTGAAACAAAAAATAGTAAGCTCTTTGCTTGCTGTATCACTCGCTGTTAGCTTAGCTCCAATTGGGCAAGCAAAAGCGGATTCCACGTCAGAGGTTACACAAACTCCATCTATTACAAAACAGATTGATCCAAACCGCGCAATTGAACATGTTCGTTTCTTATCTGAAACAATTGGTCCTCGCCCTGGTGGAACAAAATCCGAAGAATGGGCTTCTCGTTACATTGGTATGCAGCTTAAATCAATGGGCTATGAAGTAGAATATCAGCCATTTCAGGTACCCGATCAGTACGTTGGATTCATTGAATCACCACTATCAATAAAACGTAATTGGCAAGCTGGTGCTGCTCCTAATTCACTAATTTCTACAGAAGCTGTTACAGCTCCCCTTATCTTTGTTCAAGGTGGGACAAAATTAGAAGATATTCCAAATGAAGTAAACGGTAAAATTGTTTTATTTGAAAGAGGAACAACTGTCGCTGATTATAATAAACAAGTTGAAAATGCCGTTAGCAAAGGTGCAAAAGGCGTTCTTTTATACAGTTTAATTGGAGGACGCGGAAACTATGGGCAAACTTTCAATCCTCGTTTAACGAAAAAACAATCTGTACCTGTATTTGGCCTTGCTTATGCGCAAGGAAATGCATTTAAAGAAGAAATTGCGAAAAAAGGAACTACAATCCTTTCTCTAAAGGCAAGACATGAATCTAAATTAACATCTCTAAATGTTATCGCAAAAAAGAAACCAAAAAAGAGTACAGGTAATGAAAAAGCAGTTGTTGTAAGCTCGCACTATGATAGTGTTGTCGGAGCACCTGGCGCAAATGATAATGCTTCTGGAACTGGATTAGTATTAGAACTAGCTCGTGCTTTTCAAAATGTAGAAACTGATAAAGAAATTCGTTTTATTACCTTTGGTTCTGAAGAGACTGGCTTACTTGGTTCGGATTATTATGTGAATAGTTTATCTCAAAAAGAACGTGACCGTATTTTAGGCGTCTTTAATGCTGATATGGTTGCAACAAATTATGATAAAGCAAAGAATTTATATGCTATGACACCTGATGGCTCTACAAACTTTGTAACAGACGCTGCCTTGCAAGCAGGTAAACAACTAAATAATGACCTCGTCCTACAAGGTAAATTCGGTTCTAGTGATCATGTTCCATTTACTGAAGCTGGTATTCCTGCTGCTCTATTTATTTGGATGGGTGTCGATAATTGGAATCCATTAATCTATCATATCGAGAAGGTATACCATACACCTCAAGATAACGTATTAGAAAACATTTCACCTGAACGAATGAAAATGGCATTAGACGTTATCGGAACATGGGTTTATAACTCGCTTCAAAAACCTGTTACTCAAACTGAACAGAAAGCTGCCTAA
- a CDS encoding anti-sigma factor → MIEFANPFVVFEIAGITMFLAFIALLVCVASWVYTDAKTRGISKWWSIIAIVLPFFIGVLLYMIRRSNKKIEGEYTMKSMKKQKVTLVVIFASAMFVLLSGFAFVQTLDDMWRAGDIYLEKEKQGETSYEAKFSSWDIAGKDIELEYAKDTEVTFSYETDAKRGNLCFSLYERKGKGEGIRELKEICESKKGTFKATLKANEKYVFSISGLMVKDGFVKVNWEAK, encoded by the coding sequence ATGATAGAGTTCGCTAATCCATTTGTAGTATTTGAGATAGCTGGGATTACAATGTTTTTGGCTTTTATAGCACTTTTAGTATGTGTAGCATCATGGGTGTATACAGATGCGAAAACGCGTGGAATAAGTAAGTGGTGGAGTATTATAGCGATTGTATTGCCATTTTTTATTGGAGTTTTGTTATATATGATACGAAGAAGTAACAAGAAAATAGAAGGAGAATATACGATGAAGAGTATGAAAAAGCAAAAGGTAACATTAGTTGTTATATTTGCAAGTGCGATGTTTGTATTACTTAGCGGCTTTGCTTTTGTTCAAACGTTAGATGATATGTGGAGAGCTGGTGATATATATTTAGAAAAGGAGAAGCAAGGGGAGACAAGTTATGAGGCAAAATTTTCATCATGGGATATTGCTGGGAAAGATATTGAACTTGAGTATGCAAAAGATACAGAAGTAACATTTTCTTATGAAACAGATGCAAAACGTGGGAATTTATGCTTTAGCTTGTATGAAAGGAAAGGAAAAGGAGAAGGTATAAGAGAGTTAAAAGAAATCTGTGAATCGAAAAAAGGTACTTTTAAAGCTACATTAAAAGCAAATGAAAAGTATGTATTTAGTATAAGTGGTTTAATGGTGAAAGATGGTTTTGTAAAAGTGAATTGGGAAGCAAAATAA
- a CDS encoding RNA polymerase sigma factor, producing the protein MEEKVEELIDIYKQQIYSLCYKLAKTKEDAEDIFQETWIKVFSSRHQLSCVDNYKKWITTICVRTFYDFYRKKKRWKDRILDLFHKEDGGEIDFADEVNISEEIIQKVEAEMIREVIQLLNEKYKTVLVLYYYEQYSYKEMSEILNIPIGTVKYRLNYAKKQMREHLEGFVYEGR; encoded by the coding sequence ATGGAAGAAAAGGTAGAAGAATTAATTGATATATATAAGCAGCAAATATATTCCTTATGCTATAAGTTAGCGAAAACGAAAGAAGATGCGGAAGATATTTTTCAAGAGACTTGGATAAAAGTTTTTTCCTCTAGGCACCAACTTTCTTGCGTGGATAATTATAAAAAGTGGATTACTACAATTTGTGTTCGTACGTTTTATGATTTTTATCGTAAGAAAAAAAGATGGAAAGATCGAATATTGGATTTGTTTCATAAAGAAGATGGTGGAGAAATAGATTTCGCAGATGAAGTGAATATATCAGAAGAAATTATTCAAAAAGTGGAAGCGGAAATGATACGGGAAGTTATACAGTTATTGAATGAAAAGTATAAAACTGTGCTCGTACTCTACTATTATGAACAATATTCTTATAAAGAAATGAGTGAAATATTAAATATACCAATTGGTACAGTAAAATACCGCCTTAATTATGCGAAGAAGCAAATGCGAGAACATTTGGAGGGGTTCGTTTATGAAGGAAGATAA
- the argS gene encoding arginine--tRNA ligase, with amino-acid sequence MNSLEQVKGLIKEEIQAAVLKAELATEEQIPNVVLESPKDKTNGDFSTNMAMQLARVAKKAPRMIAEELVANFDKAKASIEKIEIAGPGFINFYMDNSYLTDLIPTIVNAGEAYGETNTGKGEKVQVEFVSANPTGDLHLGHARGAAVGDTLCNVLAKAGYDVSREYYINDAGNQIHNLALSVEARYMQALGLEKEMPEDGYHGADIIGIGKRLAEEFGDRYAKADEKESYEFYREYGLKYELAKLQKDLESFRVKFDVWFSETSLYKNGKIDAALAVLKERDEIFEEGGATWFRSMTYGDDKNRVLIKNDGSYTYLTPDIAYHRDKLERGFDKLINIWGADHHGYIPRMKAAIQALGYDKETLEVEIIQMVQLYQNGEKMKMSKRTGKAVTLRELMEEVGVDAMRYFFAMRSGDSHLDFDMDLAVSKSNENPVYYAQYAHARVCSILRQGEELGLAGDGDVNYKLVTSEKEVELLKKLGEFPAVVADAAQKRLPHRITSYAFELAAALHSFYNAEKVLNQDNLELSKARYELMKAVRTTLQNALAIVGVSAPEKM; translated from the coding sequence ATGAATTCCTTAGAACAGGTAAAAGGATTGATTAAAGAAGAAATTCAAGCTGCTGTATTAAAGGCAGAATTAGCGACAGAAGAACAGATTCCAAACGTTGTATTAGAATCTCCAAAAGATAAAACAAATGGTGACTTCTCTACAAACATGGCAATGCAACTTGCACGCGTTGCGAAAAAAGCACCTCGTATGATTGCAGAAGAACTAGTTGCAAACTTCGATAAAGCAAAAGCTTCTATTGAAAAAATCGAAATCGCTGGTCCTGGTTTTATTAACTTCTATATGGATAATAGCTACTTAACAGATTTAATTCCAACAATCGTAAACGCTGGTGAAGCTTACGGTGAAACGAATACTGGTAAAGGTGAAAAAGTACAAGTTGAGTTCGTATCTGCGAATCCAACAGGTGACCTTCACTTAGGACATGCACGTGGTGCGGCAGTAGGTGACACTTTATGTAACGTATTAGCAAAAGCAGGATACGATGTATCTCGTGAGTACTATATTAATGATGCTGGTAACCAAATTCATAACTTAGCTCTTTCTGTTGAAGCTCGTTACATGCAAGCTTTAGGTTTAGAGAAAGAAATGCCAGAAGACGGTTACCATGGTGCGGATATCATTGGAATCGGTAAACGTTTAGCTGAAGAGTTTGGCGATCGTTACGCAAAAGCTGATGAAAAAGAAAGCTATGAATTCTACCGTGAATATGGTTTGAAATATGAGTTAGCAAAACTTCAAAAAGATTTAGAGAGCTTCCGTGTTAAATTTGATGTATGGTTCTCAGAAACATCATTATACAAAAACGGAAAAATTGATGCTGCACTTGCTGTATTAAAAGAGCGTGACGAAATCTTCGAAGAAGGCGGAGCAACTTGGTTCCGTTCAATGACTTACGGTGACGACAAAAACCGTGTATTAATTAAAAATGACGGTTCTTACACATACTTAACGCCAGATATTGCTTACCATCGCGATAAATTAGAGCGTGGTTTCGATAAGCTAATCAACATTTGGGGTGCTGACCACCACGGTTACATTCCTCGTATGAAAGCTGCTATTCAAGCGCTAGGTTACGATAAAGAAACACTTGAAGTAGAAATCATCCAAATGGTACAACTGTACCAAAATGGTGAAAAAATGAAAATGAGTAAGCGTACAGGTAAAGCAGTTACACTTCGTGAGCTTATGGAAGAAGTAGGCGTGGACGCAATGAGATACTTCTTCGCGATGCGTAGCGGTGATTCTCATTTAGACTTCGATATGGACTTAGCTGTATCAAAATCTAATGAAAACCCAGTATACTATGCACAATATGCTCATGCTCGTGTATGCAGTATCCTTCGTCAAGGTGAAGAGTTAGGACTAGCTGGAGATGGAGACGTGAATTACAAACTTGTTACTTCTGAGAAAGAAGTAGAGTTACTGAAAAAACTTGGTGAATTCCCAGCTGTAGTTGCGGATGCAGCACAAAAACGTCTGCCACACCGCATTACAAGCTATGCATTTGAATTAGCAGCAGCATTACACAGCTTCTACAATGCAGAAAAAGTATTGAACCAAGATAACTTAGAATTAAGTAAAGCTCGTTACGAGTTAATGAAAGCAGTACGCACTACACTTCAAAATGCATTAGCAATCGTAGGAGTATCTGCACCGGAAAAAATGTAA